A stretch of DNA from Anopheles nili chromosome 2, idAnoNiliSN_F5_01, whole genome shotgun sequence:
caaattattcaaacgaTAACTGCAAACGATATTTCAAACACATGTATTCCTTCTCAACATGCTCATTAAAAGCTAATACAAAGCGTACAAAGCAGACAAATTAATATGAACAAACATCAAAACTGCCCGCGTACTGTACGATCAAAACGgtgaaaatttttcacaaagtaacaggagaacataccaGCTAAGAGGTGAATTTTTGTCGACTGAACAACTGTGCTACTCCGAAAAATACACCGTATAACACTTgccataaaaattaaaaattaatttgctttaaatgttcactcatagatggcgctgttaAAACGCTTGAATCAAAATCAAACGCttgaaatttttcaatataagaaatatttcaagcatgaacagcgccatctatgtgCGAAGTACTGGGAACAAATTTTCTCTTTGCCGTAgttagcgccatctgttgtTCAAAATGTGAAGCACTGactttgaaatgtttcacgggGTTGAATTGTTTCagcattaaaatttaaaaaaatccaccttCCAGCTAGCATGCACTCCTGTTACTTTTACGAAaaattttcttcgtttcaaCTGTTCGGTGCGCGgacagtttttgttttcctctctttAATTTTCTATCGGAAACTGATGAAGACCATTTCTTTCGATCGATCCGTGTTGACGTGATCTCAGCGTTCATTCAGAGTTAACCGAAGCAAGTTCTTTCAAAATGGGCAACTTCCCACGTTTGCACAAACAACGAACCAGAAACAAGACGACACGTTGCTAGTACATTGTGAgcaaagaaataatttattttaaaatatgtgTTTCATACAACGTTAGCTCCTTGGCTGGACGCAACTATGTACAAACTACCAGTTTAGAACCCAAAAAAAGCAAGTAAGCTGAACTATGAAACTTAACAATTATTCAACAATGTATTTGCGTTATTATTAGAGATTAATAGGAGTAAGCAATAAAACGCGACACTAGAAAGAGATTTGATCTGCTCTCCTCATCGCTGGAGTGACGGTGTTTAGAACTGTAACTCAATGCTAAGCGAAATTATACCTGCCACAATAAATCGATCTTTGCGCATGACTGTAAGAACATATCGTATTATGTTACTGTTTCGGCCGTTTTCGTCCACTTTCTCTTTAGCTTATCTAATGTTACTGTAGCGTgttggacacacacacacacacaaacgcacgcacgcacacactcaaacgTTAGAGTGCATCCAATGCAATCGTTAGGACGTCTTCAAAGCACCAATGTACGGCTGTACCCAACATGCAGTGCAGTGAATTACGTTTCCGGTTTTGCATTTCCTATCCTTAAGGACAACACAACAACTTGTTTTGCTTGTCGTGCAAACTTAGATTAGTACCAAGCACGCAATAAAAGCGTTGCTACAACAAAACCCTACCAATGATCGTGTGCTCGGTTCGCACTAACTCTCTACCACACCTTAACTAACATCGTCCGTTTCAGTTTTGCCCGCGCTACCGGCTCTTCTTCGATATCCGCTTATATAAACCTAAAGAATAGACATCTCGCGTGCCAGAAACGGTTCGGGGCAGGGGGGACGCGCTACTTTCGAGGCTAATTGCAAAAGGTTTCGCTTTGTTTATGCGCAGCTATGAAAGAGCGCGTTGGTGTTGCAACGTTTTGCAACGACTGGGAAGAGGGTTCTACTACCGATACTTCTGCTAAAGCCTGAACGAACAGTTTTTAAAAGCCGGCACACCAACAGTCGTATATTTTACGAGCAGTTTTGCCACGGAATGGGAATGGATTAGTCGGTTTTGGTAcagacaaaaacacaaaaaaaggagataCAAAAATATACGCTCTTAACGACGCTCGTTGCCCGTGCTAGGAGATAATTTAAGCTATAGTTTAGCTTGGCGATCTAATAGCTTAGGCGCTTGTTTTCACAGCTAAAAGTCATATTCGCACAAgcggttttttctctctctctttctctcggtaaGATTGTGCGGCTTTTCGCGGCAGCAACAGTAACAGCCAATCCAAATTCGTTCGAGTTCTTTATCGTGtttggagaaacaaaaaactacgTTCAAAGCGGCCATCGTCGGATGCTGCTGTGCTGTGTGTGGGGAGGGCTGAATTTTTCCACGAATGCCCGGCGGAACATTGCTGCAGATCGCACGAGACAGTGAGTTTGGAGACGTACTAAATGTAAAGCCTGCAAAGTGTTGCACTAATCGCACACCTACAGGTTACAACGCTGGGCAGTTCTATTCTAGCACAGTTGAACGTTTAAAACAGCCTAGAAATCctgcaataaacaaaattaaacgttATCCATAATGTGGTGTGGGATGTTTTGGGGGGTGAAAAACTTACGCTATTCGCCGGTAGTGGTTAAGCCATTCCTCAAGCAATTGAGCGACTAATAGTGGACGTTTGTGTAGCTTCTGCTGGGCGACCAATAGGCCTCCTTCCGTTTCGCACACTTCAAGCCACTGCCGGAGTAACATTTCTTCGCGGCCAACCTGCGGGTTGATTCAAACATGTTAAgtattttcatctttttgtAATCCCTCAATTCGATCTGGCACCGAGCGCGGAAGCAGTTTTACCTCATTTTTGGTCAAGAAATGAACCGGCAGCAGCTTCATCTCACAGTCCATCAGCGGCAGGAAGGTTATGTCCTCCCGTTCGTCCCTCGTGGCGTCGATGCGCGAGTAAGGTTCGGTTGGTACGAGAGCACTAAAGTGACCCCGCGTGTACCCAAGCGCAATCGGTGAGGTGATGCAGAAGCTTTGCTCCCACAGCAGCGGCAGGTAGACACCTTCGAAACGCGCGAAACCGATGTTCTCTCCGCGGAAGCTCTTCACGTACTTCACGCCGTACACGATGATTGGCCGGCGCATGATGTGTGCCAGGGCGAAGATGTGCAGCTGTTCCAGCGATGATCCCGGATGACTAGCGAGTGACAGGAGCGTGTTCCAGTCCTTCTCCAACTGAATTTCAGCCATCGTGTACTGTTGCAAGGCCGCCTGGAACAACTCGTTCTCCTTCCAGCGAGGATAAAATCTGCAACGAGAACGGAGCATTAAAGGCGAGGAGTTTAGAAGCAGCAACCGATTGTGGCTACTTACATGTGGCTGCCCTGATGCAGACTGTCTGCCAGCGCCCGCCGAAGCGTATTGTCACGATCGAACACACCCCAGGTGGCTTGCATGACGGAATCGAGCAGACAATCGCCAGCACTGCGATTCCAGAGCACCATCAAACGCGACCCAAGCCGGTCGGTGATCTCGAGCGACCAGTTCAAGGCGGGCGGTGCCATTTCCAGCTGCTTCTGGGCGTCCTTATCGAGTAGCTCCTCGTACAGCTGCTCTTGCAGAACCAGCGGAAGCTCCTCGATGTCGGCGGGCAGCGAAAACGTGGCATGTTCATTCACAAACTGGCAATTGAACGACGCCTTCCGGATGCGAATCGATTGCGCAAAGTGGCGCCGTATATCACTGGCTAGATCGGGAGCCACATACGCCGGAACACGCTTGATACCCGGACCCGAACCGGATATTTGTGCCAATAGCAACGGAAGCATCTCATCGCGATGAAACCGAATCGCTAGATGTATCAGCGTGTGGCCGACGTCGAACGCACAATTGTTGCGGCTGATCAAGAAAGCCTCTGCCGATGTAAGAGCCCTGCTTGGGTCACCGCCACACTCGAGGTAGGCTTCCACCGCGCCTATGTTGTTCTCCGCGATTCCCACGCAAGCATTCAACCAGTCCCAATCCGGCTGGCGACGAAGCAGCTGCAAATAGCGCTCTTGCTTGCAAGCGTCCATGTTGTTCATCGCATCCGAATGGCCCATAAGCTGCTGGTTCCGTTTGTTGTTCACCATGATGTTGCTGGCCACGTTGATCGTATTTTCGTCGTGTTCCGGCGATGCTTTGGCGGCCGCTTGGTTGCTTCTGCCGCTCACGTTACTGGCTGCGGTTTCACGCGGGTGCAAACACATTGAACATTTGAGCGATTTTGGCCAGTTTTCGTACGTGCAAATTGCGCAGAACCACTTCCCGGAGCTAGCGGGAGAGCTGGCGACCGCACGTCCGACGGTGTTCACGGGCGACGTGGAAACTGGTGAGGGAGAATGTTTGACTTCGCTTGCGCACCCTTTCACTCCCGGCTCGCCATCGTTTGTGTTGGTCGCCAAGCGTGAGCTGGAACCGTACAGCCCACCCGAGGATGGAGAGTTGTTGCGATTAtgctttccgcttccggtcCCGCTCGCTGGGAGCGGATGGGTGCCAGTGTAGTCTTTGCCATCGTCCCCGGGACTGGAACTCCGACAGATGTTCATCGCATTCAGATGCTCGCTGATGCTATCGTAATCGCTTATCACTTTTGGAGGCGAGCATTTCTGATGTTGCGGAATTAGCTCGTCCTTTCGCGTTGTGTCGCACTGCAGGCATCGTCTGATGTGCGGAAGATTCAAGTAGGTACACGCAGTGCATGGCCACCTTTGGTTGGAGTCTGGAATCTCGGTCGTTTTGACGGCTCCGCTAGCCAGATTTGGGTTGGATCTGTTGGTCGCGCTTAACTGTTGGGTCGGACTTAGTCTGCGCGGGATGTgaggcgagaaaaagcgacaaaattattcatttgtttCGAGCGCATGTAACGCCGATAAACTCACCTAAATATATCCTCTTTAAGCAGTGGTTTCGAACCTTTGCACATGATGCACTTGAGGGACAGTGGATAGTTCTCGTATGTACAGTATTCGCAAACCCATTTCGGATGTTGCTGTGAACAGTGTTGCTCTTGCAGTGTTTCATCGAGTGTATGTTGTTGCGATTGTAGCTGCTGTAGTTGCTGTTGGCTGTCGGGGTCTTGATTTTGTTGCTCTTGGTTGTTCGCAGACGACGAACCCGACATaataaaaatccaaacacGCGAAACTCCTACCTACAACCCAGTCGGTGGTTTCTATTTCTCCTGAAGATGACCCTTTCGTGTATCACTGCTTGAGGATGGCCTTGCTGCAATGTATGGACGGagcaaaaatatatttaaaaaatattactGCTTGCAATTTGTTAACTGAGGATGATTTGGGTCAGTCAGCTGCTTCAGGACCGTTTGCAAAGGCAaatcaaacgcacgcacatacacacacacatgcataaAGGCATGACAGcttaagagagagagagagaacaacaAATAGTGCATTGCAAGTAACTGAGGGAACGAGATCGAGATAGCAAACGTAAGAAAATATCTCTGGGAAATACGAAGGAAAATGTACCAATCTATCGTTTATCTTTATGTTTATCTTGTGCAACAAACTAACCCGAAGGGTTCTGGCAGCGGACAAAAATAGCACCAG
This window harbors:
- the LOC128720306 gene encoding ubiquitin thioesterase trabid, encoding MSGSSSANNQEQQNQDPDSQQQLQQLQSQQHTLDETLQEQHCSQQHPKWVCEYCTYENYPLSLKCIMCKGSKPLLKEDIFRLSPTQQLSATNRSNPNLASGAVKTTEIPDSNQRWPCTACTYLNLPHIRRCLQCDTTRKDELIPQHQKCSPPKVISDYDSISEHLNAMNICRSSSPGDDGKDYTGTHPLPASGTGSGKHNRNNSPSSGGLYGSSSRLATNTNDGEPGVKGCASEVKHSPSPVSTSPVNTVGRAVASSPASSGKWFCAICTYENWPKSLKCSMCLHPRETAASNVSGRSNQAAAKASPEHDENTINVASNIMVNNKRNQQLMGHSDAMNNMDACKQERYLQLLRRQPDWDWLNACVGIAENNIGAVEAYLECGGDPSRALTSAEAFLISRNNCAFDVGHTLIHLAIRFHRDEMLPLLLAQISGSGPGIKRVPAYVAPDLASDIRRHFAQSIRIRKASFNCQFVNEHATFSLPADIEELPLVLQEQLYEELLDKDAQKQLEMAPPALNWSLEITDRLGSRLMVLWNRSAGDCLLDSVMQATWGVFDRDNTLRRALADSLHQGSHIFYPRWKENELFQAALQQYTMAEIQLEKDWNTLLSLASHPGSSLEQLHIFALAHIMRRPIIVYGVKYVKSFRGENIGFARFEGVYLPLLWEQSFCITSPIALGYTRGHFSALVPTEPYSRIDATRDEREDITFLPLMDCEMKLLPVHFLTKNEVGREEMLLRQWLEVCETEGGLLVAQQKLHKRPLLVAQLLEEWLNHYRRIAISRLF